The following are encoded in a window of Chitinophagaceae bacterium genomic DNA:
- a CDS encoding glycosyltransferase family 2 protein: MLKGKRIVVVMPAYNAAKTLEQTYADIPFDIVDEVILVDDASTDETVQVARALNIRHVIKHDNNKGYGGNQKTCYTGALALGADIVIMLHPDYQYNPKLILPMAELIATDVYPVVIGSRILGKDAMQNGMPGYKYFFNRCLTLFQNILLRQKLSEYHTGYRAYSAAVLRDINFMANSDDFVFDNQLLLQIIYKKYMIGEISCPAKYFADASSINFRRSCRYGWGIVVNTFGFILHKLKLLRLKIYA; this comes from the coding sequence ATGCTCAAAGGAAAGAGAATAGTGGTGGTGATGCCGGCCTACAATGCAGCCAAAACATTGGAACAGACCTATGCCGACATTCCTTTCGACATCGTGGATGAAGTGATCCTGGTGGATGATGCCAGCACCGATGAAACCGTGCAGGTGGCCCGGGCATTGAACATCCGGCATGTCATTAAGCACGACAATAACAAAGGCTATGGTGGCAACCAGAAGACCTGTTATACCGGGGCGCTGGCATTGGGCGCAGATATCGTGATCATGCTGCACCCCGATTACCAGTACAATCCAAAGCTGATACTTCCTATGGCGGAGCTGATCGCCACCGATGTGTACCCCGTTGTGATCGGCAGCCGCATCCTTGGAAAGGATGCCATGCAGAATGGAATGCCGGGGTACAAATATTTTTTCAACCGTTGCCTTACGTTGTTCCAGAACATTTTACTGCGACAGAAATTATCGGAGTACCATACCGGCTACCGGGCATATTCCGCAGCAGTGCTGAGGGATATCAACTTTATGGCCAACTCCGATGATTTTGTTTTTGACAACCAGTTGTTGTTGCAGATCATCTATAAAAAATACATGATCGGGGAGATAAGCTGCCCGGCAAAATATTTTGCCGATGCCTCTTCCATAAACTTCCGCCGCAGTTGCCGCTATGGATGGGGTATTGTGGTGAATACTTTTGGATTTATACTGCATAAACTGAAACTGTTGAGGCTGAAGATATACGCTTAG
- a CDS encoding HAD-IIIA family hydrolase, producing the protein MIDLTKIDNSWTLFLDRDGVINHEKEKDYIHTWDEFRFYKGVKEAMAVFAKKFRHIIVITNQRGIGKGVTRMEDVERIHKNMKAEIEKAGGRIDAVYFSPDVEDTSPDRKPNNGMGLRALKDFPDIDNAKAIMIGNTLSDMQFGRNMGLKTIFLPTTRPEVDLDDERIDAVYDSLLSFAKAIR; encoded by the coding sequence ATGATCGATCTGACAAAAATAGATAATAGCTGGACGCTGTTCCTTGACCGGGACGGGGTGATAAACCATGAAAAGGAGAAGGACTATATCCATACCTGGGATGAGTTTCGTTTTTATAAAGGTGTTAAAGAAGCCATGGCTGTTTTTGCAAAAAAGTTCAGGCATATCATCGTTATCACAAACCAGCGGGGCATCGGCAAGGGGGTAACCCGGATGGAGGATGTGGAACGGATCCATAAGAACATGAAGGCAGAAATTGAAAAGGCCGGTGGCAGGATCGATGCCGTTTATTTTTCACCGGATGTGGAGGATACCAGTCCCGACCGGAAGCCGAACAATGGCATGGGATTGCGGGCGCTGAAAGACTTCCCGGATATAGATAATGCAAAGGCCATCATGATCGGCAATACACTAAGTGATATGCAGTTTGGCCGCAACATGGGCCTGAAGACCATTTTCCTGCCAACCACCCGGCCGGAAGTTGACCTGGATGATGAACGCATTGATGCTGTGTATGATTCTCTCTTATCGTTTGCAAAAGCCATCCGTTGA
- a CDS encoding nucleotidyltransferase family protein, whose product MEVEAIILAGGLGTRLRSVVADIPKCMAPVAGKPFIHFVIEQLKRQGINRFIFSLGYKHELIEEWLHAQYPTLNIQCSIEDEPLGTGGAVKLACSHATGKNVLILNGDTFFNIDLELLSAFHETMDADCTLSLKPMQDFDRYGGVEISHDHSITSFREKSHYEEGFINGGIYALNREKFLQEDLPQKFSFEKDYLEQFFTRRKMVGLVQDEYFIDIGIPEDYERAQVELRIKN is encoded by the coding sequence TTGGAGGTCGAAGCCATCATACTTGCCGGGGGGTTGGGAACACGATTGCGTTCTGTTGTTGCCGATATACCCAAGTGTATGGCACCGGTCGCAGGCAAACCATTTATTCATTTTGTGATTGAACAATTAAAACGGCAGGGGATCAACCGGTTCATATTTTCTCTTGGGTATAAACATGAGTTGATCGAAGAATGGTTGCATGCACAATATCCAACGCTCAATATTCAATGTTCTATTGAGGACGAACCACTGGGGACCGGGGGCGCTGTTAAACTGGCCTGCAGCCATGCAACCGGTAAAAATGTGTTGATACTTAACGGCGATACTTTCTTCAATATTGACCTGGAGCTGCTATCTGCATTTCATGAGACCATGGATGCCGATTGTACCCTTTCGTTGAAACCGATGCAGGATTTTGACCGCTATGGAGGGGTGGAGATCAGCCATGACCATTCCATTACCAGTTTCCGGGAAAAAAGCCATTACGAAGAAGGATTCATCAACGGGGGTATTTATGCACTGAACAGGGAAAAATTTCTGCAGGAAGACCTTCCTCAGAAATTCTCTTTCGAAAAAGATTACCTGGAGCAGTTCTTTACCCGCAGAAAAATGGTTGGCCTGGTACAGGACGAATATTTCATTGATATCGGCATACCGGAAGACTATGAAAGAGCGCAGGTAGAATTAAGAATTAAAAATTAA
- a CDS encoding D-sedoheptulose 7-phosphate isomerase yields the protein MNQIKDIIQASITVKQDVLKDETLQKTVKDCIAVIVKAFRNGNKVLFCGNGGSAADAQHLAAEFSGRFYTDRDALPAEALHCNTSYLTAVANDYSYDVIYSRLIKGIGNKGDVLIGLSTSGNSRNIYNAFEVAKEKGMTTIAFTGATGGTMKALPDHLINVPSTDTPRIQESHIMLGHIICQLVEAEYFAAPNP from the coding sequence ATGAACCAGATAAAGGATATCATCCAGGCTTCCATCACCGTGAAGCAGGATGTGCTGAAAGATGAGACCTTGCAGAAAACCGTAAAAGATTGCATTGCCGTGATCGTGAAGGCATTCCGGAACGGCAACAAGGTCCTGTTCTGTGGCAATGGCGGTAGTGCTGCCGATGCACAGCACCTGGCTGCCGAGTTCAGCGGCCGTTTTTATACCGACCGGGATGCATTGCCTGCCGAAGCGCTGCACTGCAACACCTCGTATCTTACAGCAGTAGCCAACGACTACAGCTATGATGTGATCTATTCGAGGCTTATTAAAGGCATCGGCAACAAAGGCGATGTACTGATCGGCCTGAGTACCTCCGGCAACAGCAGGAATATTTACAATGCGTTTGAAGTGGCAAAAGAAAAAGGGATGACAACCATTGCGTTCACCGGCGCTACCGGCGGAACCATGAAAGCGCTTCCCGACCACCTGATCAATGTTCCTTCTACCGATACCCCAAGGATACAGGAAAGTCATATCATGCTCGGCCATATAATCTGTCAGTTGGTAGAAGCAGAATACTTTGCTGCCCCAAACCCCTAA
- a CDS encoding dehydrogenase codes for MIFRSKAPLRIGLAGGGTDVSPYSDQFGGAILNSTISLSAYASIEPMDENRIIIRAFDREEEQVFDVAEQLPIDGTLDLLKGVYNRVQKDHPMPLKGFRLSTFVDAPAGSGLGTSSTLVVAVLGAFLEMLKIKMDEYAIAKYAYDIERNDLGLAGGKQDQYAATFGGVNFMEFYAGDKVIVNPLRIKPQYLYELENNLVLYFTSTSRESAAIIKEQVKNVNEKNEKSIEAMHHLKEQAKMMKEALLQGKLDEIGVILNYGFEQKRNMAANISNDAIEKVYAAAKQAGATGGKISGAGGGGFMIFYCPGNTRHAVIKTLNNFGGQVRDYSFTKHGLTTWAV; via the coding sequence ATGATCTTCAGAAGTAAAGCTCCTTTAAGAATTGGCCTCGCCGGGGGGGGCACCGATGTAAGCCCGTACAGTGACCAGTTTGGCGGAGCCATCCTGAACAGCACCATTTCTCTCTCTGCCTATGCATCGATAGAACCGATGGATGAAAACAGGATCATCATCCGGGCATTTGACAGGGAGGAAGAACAGGTATTTGATGTGGCTGAACAATTGCCCATTGACGGAACACTTGACCTGCTGAAAGGTGTTTACAACCGGGTTCAGAAAGATCATCCCATGCCATTGAAGGGTTTCCGGCTCTCTACTTTTGTGGATGCACCGGCTGGTTCAGGCCTGGGAACCTCTTCTACCCTTGTGGTAGCAGTACTCGGGGCATTCCTGGAAATGCTGAAAATAAAGATGGATGAATACGCCATTGCAAAATATGCCTACGATATAGAACGGAACGACCTGGGATTAGCAGGCGGTAAACAAGACCAGTATGCAGCCACTTTCGGCGGCGTCAACTTCATGGAGTTCTATGCCGGTGATAAAGTGATCGTAAATCCCCTTCGCATCAAGCCCCAATACCTGTATGAACTGGAAAATAACCTGGTGCTGTATTTCACCTCCACTTCCCGGGAAAGCGCCGCCATCATCAAAGAGCAGGTAAAGAATGTGAATGAGAAGAACGAAAAGAGCATTGAAGCCATGCACCACCTGAAAGAACAGGCAAAGATGATGAAGGAAGCATTGCTGCAGGGAAAGCTGGATGAGATCGGCGTCATTCTTAATTATGGTTTTGAACAGAAGCGGAACATGGCTGCCAATATCAGTAATGATGCCATCGAAAAAGTATATGCCGCTGCAAAACAGGCCGGTGCTACCGGCGGAAAGATAAGCGGCGCCGGCGGGGGTGGTTTTATGATCTTTTATTGTCCCGGTAACACCCGTCATGCGGTTATTAAAACATTGAATAATTTTGGCGGACAGGTCAGGGATTATTCGTTCACCAAGCACGGGTTAACTACCTGGGCTGTTTAA
- a CDS encoding glycosyltransferase family 4 protein codes for MTTFNERLAKQFHDEGHQVIIYSFSLQYPGFLFPGKTQFTDEPAPAGLDIRTRINSINPFNWLRVGREIKKLGPDIVVVRYWLPFMGPCLGTILRIIKKNKHSRIICIADNILPHEKRIGDKPFTRYFIKPVDAFITMSEKVMNDLRSFTSTKPAKLVPHPLYDNFGEKITKEEAREKLKIKNEELIILFFGFIRKYKGLDILLNAMKLLQNRKPAYRTGRPQTPNIKLLIAGEFYEDRKTYDELISRLGIRDSLIMQTRFIRNEEIRYFMCAADLVVQPYRNATQSGVTPLAYHFEVPMIVTNVGGLPSMVPDNKAGLVAEPTAESLAEKITAYFEKGENYFIPGLLEEKKKLSWTKMVESILNV; via the coding sequence ATGACGACATTCAATGAACGGCTGGCCAAACAATTCCATGATGAAGGTCACCAGGTAATCATTTATTCTTTCTCTTTACAATACCCCGGTTTTTTATTTCCCGGCAAAACACAATTCACGGATGAACCGGCGCCTGCAGGCCTTGACATAAGGACCCGGATCAATTCGATCAATCCTTTTAACTGGCTGCGTGTTGGCAGGGAGATCAAAAAGCTGGGTCCCGATATTGTGGTAGTACGTTACTGGCTCCCGTTCATGGGACCCTGCCTGGGAACCATCCTGCGCATCATCAAAAAAAACAAGCACAGCAGGATCATCTGCATTGCCGACAACATCCTTCCCCATGAAAAACGGATCGGCGACAAGCCCTTCACCCGTTATTTCATAAAACCCGTGGATGCATTCATAACCATGAGTGAAAAAGTAATGAACGACCTGCGCTCATTTACCAGCACCAAACCGGCAAAGCTTGTTCCGCATCCGCTGTATGACAATTTTGGAGAGAAGATCACGAAAGAAGAAGCCAGGGAAAAATTAAAAATTAAAAATGAAGAATTAATAATCCTGTTCTTCGGCTTCATCCGTAAATACAAGGGCCTGGACATTTTGCTGAACGCCATGAAGTTGCTCCAAAACCGCAAACCTGCCTACCGGACAGGCAGGCCTCAAACCCCAAACATTAAACTCCTCATTGCCGGGGAATTTTATGAAGACCGGAAAACCTATGATGAGCTGATAAGCCGCTTGGGTATCAGGGACAGTCTGATAATGCAAACAAGATTTATCCGTAATGAAGAAATACGATATTTCATGTGTGCGGCTGACCTGGTGGTGCAACCTTACCGCAATGCAACACAGAGTGGCGTTACTCCCCTCGCCTATCATTTCGAGGTTCCCATGATCGTTACCAATGTGGGCGGCTTACCATCCATGGTGCCGGATAATAAAGCCGGGCTGGTTGCTGAACCCACAGCAGAATCACTGGCTGAAAAAATAACCGCATACTTTGAAAAAGGCGAAAATTATTTTATCCCCGGCCTGCTGGAAGAAAAGAAAAAGCTGAGCTGGACAAAAATGGTTGAAAGCATACTGAACGTTTAA
- a CDS encoding glycosyltransferase family 2 protein, with protein sequence MHLSIVIPLYNEEESLPELSAWIEKVMRENDFSYEVIMIDDGSTDGSWKVIEGLRDKNTNIKGIKFQRNYGKSAALNEGFKASQGDVVITMDADMQDSPDEIPELRRMIVEDGYDMVSGWKKKRYDNTLTKNIPSKLFNAAARGMSKIKLHDFNCGLKSYSKKVVKSIEIYGEMHRYVPVLAKWSGFRKIGEKVVEHRARKYGVTKFGWSRFVNGFLDLMTIFFVGKFGKRPMHFFGLWGTVCFLFGLIIFLYLTVSKFFFDQTGLTQRPLFFFAILAMIIGSQLFLAGFIGELISRNSPERNNYLIEQKTGF encoded by the coding sequence ATGCACCTTTCAATTGTAATACCGCTTTATAACGAGGAAGAATCATTGCCGGAATTATCGGCATGGATAGAAAAGGTGATGCGGGAGAATGATTTTTCCTATGAAGTGATCATGATCGATGATGGAAGTACGGATGGCTCCTGGAAAGTGATCGAAGGTCTCCGGGATAAGAATACCAATATCAAAGGGATAAAATTCCAGCGCAACTATGGCAAAAGCGCTGCACTGAATGAAGGCTTCAAGGCATCGCAGGGAGATGTGGTGATCACCATGGATGCCGATATGCAGGACAGTCCCGATGAGATACCCGAACTGAGAAGAATGATCGTGGAAGACGGGTACGATATGGTGAGCGGATGGAAAAAGAAACGGTATGATAATACGCTGACAAAGAATATCCCCTCCAAGTTATTCAATGCCGCAGCCCGGGGAATGAGCAAGATAAAGCTCCATGATTTCAACTGTGGCCTTAAATCGTACAGTAAAAAAGTTGTGAAGAGTATTGAAATATATGGCGAAATGCACCGCTATGTACCTGTGCTGGCCAAATGGTCCGGCTTCCGGAAAATAGGCGAGAAAGTGGTGGAGCACCGGGCCAGGAAATACGGCGTTACCAAATTCGGATGGAGCCGTTTTGTAAACGGGTTTCTCGACCTGATGACCATCTTTTTTGTAGGCAAGTTCGGGAAAAGGCCCATGCACTTTTTCGGGCTGTGGGGCACGGTATGTTTCCTCTTTGGCCTGATCATTTTCCTTTACCTTACCGTCTCAAAATTCTTTTTCGACCAGACCGGTCTCACACAACGGCCTTTGTTCTTTTTTGCCATACTGGCCATGATCATCGGTTCGCAATTATTCCTGGCCGGGTTCATCGGGGAACTGATCTCCCGCAATTCACCGGAGCGGAATAATTACTTAATAGAACAAAAAACGGGGTTTTAA
- a CDS encoding DUF4199 domain-containing protein: protein MLQKINATRKGLLTGLLMAGLVLFFYYGLKYPLNGKEQYVIYSIYLAGIIWSLFAFMQAKGENKPFKEYFSTGFKTFIVATLLMVVFTFIFFSFDTSYRESGIAENNKLLLQEGNHTPAEIESNAQQLRKIFMPMMLGITTFKYLVLGALVTAVGAGFLSQRKQ, encoded by the coding sequence ATGCTGCAGAAAATAAATGCTACCAGAAAGGGATTGCTGACCGGGTTATTGATGGCAGGGCTGGTATTGTTCTTTTATTATGGATTGAAATATCCCCTTAATGGCAAGGAACAGTATGTCATTTACAGCATTTACCTGGCCGGGATAATATGGAGCCTGTTCGCATTCATGCAGGCGAAGGGTGAGAACAAACCATTTAAGGAATACTTTTCAACGGGCTTTAAGACATTCATTGTAGCCACTTTATTAATGGTGGTCTTTACCTTTATCTTTTTTAGCTTTGATACATCCTACAGGGAATCGGGTATTGCAGAAAATAATAAATTGCTTTTACAGGAAGGGAACCATACTCCCGCTGAAATTGAAAGTAATGCACAGCAACTGAGAAAGATATTTATGCCGATGATGCTCGGGATCACCACGTTCAAATACCTGGTATTGGGAGCGTTGGTAACAGCAGTGGGCGCTGGTTTTTTAAGTCAACGAAAACAATAA
- a CDS encoding dihydroorotase codes for MKILIKQAQIISPSSPFNGQIKDILISNGQIAKIADSITENADQVVEQDGLCTSIGWMDLFADFADPGFEYRETIESGAKAAAAGGFTDVMLVPNTNPVADSKSQIDYIIQKAKQLAVNIHPIAAISKKTEGKELAEMYDMQQTGAIAFSDGIHPVQNSGLLLKALQYVKTVDGTVIQVPDDTSIGANGLVNEGLISTQMGLPGKPAMAEELMVARDIKLARYADSNIHFSGVSSPKSLEYIKRAKEGGIKISCSITPYQVFFCDEDLQQYDTNLKLNPPVRNRADMMAIRKALLDGSIDCIASHHLPQHWDGKACEFEYAKPGMISLETMFAAVHTAGLPVENFVQMQTVNARKLFGLAVPEIKEGEMACITLFNPGAAFTYTEGMIRSRSKNSAFPGKKLKGTVLGIINKGQIQLNQ; via the coding sequence ATGAAGATATTAATAAAGCAAGCGCAGATCATTTCCCCCTCCTCTCCTTTTAACGGACAAATCAAAGACATTTTAATTTCGAACGGCCAGATCGCAAAGATCGCAGATTCGATCACCGAAAATGCCGACCAGGTTGTTGAACAGGACGGGTTGTGCACAAGCATCGGCTGGATGGACCTGTTCGCCGATTTTGCCGACCCGGGCTTTGAATACAGGGAGACCATTGAATCGGGAGCAAAAGCCGCAGCCGCAGGTGGATTCACGGATGTGATGCTGGTGCCGAATACCAACCCGGTTGCCGACAGCAAATCACAAATTGATTACATCATTCAAAAAGCAAAACAACTTGCTGTAAATATACATCCCATTGCTGCCATCAGCAAAAAGACCGAAGGAAAAGAACTGGCCGAGATGTACGATATGCAGCAGACCGGGGCCATCGCTTTTAGCGACGGGATACACCCGGTTCAGAATTCGGGCCTGCTGCTGAAAGCGCTTCAGTATGTAAAAACGGTTGACGGAACCGTGATACAGGTACCGGATGATACCAGCATCGGTGCAAACGGCCTGGTGAATGAAGGACTTATTTCCACACAGATGGGCTTGCCCGGCAAACCGGCCATGGCCGAAGAACTGATGGTGGCAAGGGATATCAAACTGGCAAGGTATGCCGACAGTAATATCCATTTCTCCGGCGTTTCATCCCCCAAAAGCCTGGAATATATTAAACGGGCAAAGGAAGGAGGAATAAAAATCAGCTGCTCCATCACTCCTTACCAGGTATTCTTTTGCGATGAGGACCTGCAACAGTATGATACCAACCTGAAACTGAACCCGCCTGTACGGAACCGGGCCGATATGATGGCCATCCGCAAAGCCCTGCTCGACGGAAGTATTGACTGCATAGCCTCCCACCACCTGCCGCAGCATTGGGACGGTAAAGCCTGTGAATTTGAATATGCAAAACCCGGGATGATAAGCCTGGAGACCATGTTTGCCGCCGTACATACGGCCGGTTTGCCGGTAGAAAATTTTGTGCAGATGCAAACGGTGAATGCACGGAAACTATTTGGCCTGGCGGTTCCGGAGATCAAAGAAGGAGAAATGGCCTGTATCACTTTATTCAACCCGGGTGCAGCATTTACTTACACCGAAGGAATGATACGGTCACGGTCAAAGAATTCAGCTTTCCCCGGAAAGAAACTGAAAGGGACCGTGCTGGGTATAATCAATAAGGGACAAATACAGTTGAACCAATAA
- a CDS encoding DUF2807 domain-containing protein: MGDARLFDDLNLDVKNEELRISAKKIMNYKSKLTVEVHVKNLEKLTVQKEALVFSGNTLQSKKVNVYIAGGSKASLVSTGLIFIYSEDESELVFLRKTAGVTVENR, translated from the coding sequence GTGGGTGATGCCAGACTTTTCGATGACCTAAACCTGGATGTAAAAAATGAAGAGTTGAGAATATCAGCTAAAAAGATCATGAACTACAAATCAAAACTAACCGTGGAAGTGCATGTAAAAAACCTGGAAAAACTTACGGTTCAGAAGGAAGCCCTTGTCTTTTCAGGTAATACACTGCAATCTAAAAAGGTAAATGTATACATCGCCGGCGGAAGTAAGGCAAGCCTTGTATCAACCGGTTTGATATTCATCTACTCAGAGGATGAATCAGAACTGGTTTTCTTACGCAAAACAGCGGGTGTAACGGTCGAAAACAGGTAA
- a CDS encoding DinB family protein: protein MKYVSKTLLDGLYTQTESHITKAVTGWQQMPAEFFTAQPGPGKWSAVQCLEHLNSYGRYYLPAMEKAIGKEDQQADHACFKSGLLGNYFYKLMLPGSNGIPTKKMRSPKDHRPAEQLNTAQVLSEFISQLEKLEQLITRSQKRDLNRIKVPISIAPFIKLKLGDVLLFYTAHIQRHLLQAERAMLAAGYQPAKGTILPVKNSGVPV, encoded by the coding sequence ATGAAATATGTTTCAAAAACACTCCTGGATGGTTTGTATACACAAACAGAATCCCACATCACAAAAGCGGTCACCGGGTGGCAGCAAATGCCCGCCGAATTTTTTACAGCACAACCCGGCCCCGGCAAATGGAGCGCTGTTCAATGCCTGGAACACTTAAACAGCTATGGCCGTTATTACCTGCCTGCCATGGAAAAAGCCATCGGCAAAGAAGATCAGCAAGCTGATCATGCCTGCTTTAAAAGCGGCCTGCTGGGAAATTATTTTTATAAGCTGATGCTTCCCGGATCTAATGGCATCCCAACGAAGAAGATGAGATCCCCCAAAGACCACCGGCCTGCCGAACAACTGAATACGGCACAGGTGCTGAGTGAATTCATCAGCCAGCTGGAAAAACTGGAACAACTGATCACCCGTTCGCAAAAGCGGGACCTGAACCGGATAAAAGTTCCCATCTCCATCGCCCCGTTCATAAAGCTGAAATTAGGCGATGTGCTCCTGTTCTATACGGCCCATATACAGCGCCACCTGTTGCAGGCAGAACGTGCGATGCTGGCAGCAGGATACCAGCCGGCAAAGGGAACAATACTCCCGGTAAAGAACAGCGGGGTACCTGTTTAA
- a CDS encoding Crp/Fnr family transcriptional regulator yields the protein MSQTEILKSFVLSVYDPGDAALEKFLKIWQEDSAPRKSVLTRAGETERNLYFITEGIQRVYYYDEQDREATIVFTYAPSFGGVADSFLTQTPSRFFVETLTPSTFLKTSFRQLDELMKAHHLIEHLIRISTNYAFAGVLERMIEVQCFTAEEKFRSLMKRSPHILNLVPHKYIANYLGMDATNFSKLLGKVRL from the coding sequence ATGAGCCAGACAGAAATACTTAAAAGCTTTGTATTATCGGTTTATGATCCCGGTGATGCTGCTTTGGAAAAATTCTTAAAGATCTGGCAGGAAGATTCTGCCCCAAGAAAATCTGTACTGACCCGGGCCGGCGAAACCGAACGAAACCTCTATTTCATCACCGAAGGCATTCAACGGGTCTATTATTATGATGAGCAGGACAGGGAAGCAACCATCGTGTTTACCTATGCCCCCTCCTTTGGCGGCGTGGCCGACAGCTTTCTTACCCAAACGCCATCCCGGTTCTTTGTGGAAACACTGACACCCAGCACTTTCTTAAAGACCAGTTTCCGGCAACTGGATGAATTGATGAAAGCGCATCACCTCATTGAACACCTTATCCGCATTTCCACCAATTATGCTTTTGCGGGTGTACTGGAAAGAATGATAGAGGTACAATGTTTTACCGCAGAAGAAAAATTCCGCTCACTGATGAAACGGAGTCCGCATATTTTAAACCTGGTGCCTCACAAATACATCGCCAATTACCTGGGCATGGATGCCACCAATTTCAGCAAGCTTTTGGGAAAAGTAAGATTATGA